The following are encoded together in the Hoplias malabaricus isolate fHopMal1 chromosome 3, fHopMal1.hap1, whole genome shotgun sequence genome:
- the LOC136692153 gene encoding uncharacterized protein, which produces MAVKIVLILLLFSVSLGHAEKTVDLKCRPVVGVIGENTTIPCSFKIPTGYEDAIIYEAMIKKEGQRDPLLYINKTASVVQGDTRVKLPSRTDPSLLFTNTNVSDEGVYLYDLQTSRGEIRDRRFRLSVTEYHQPVFASCSLKFCRTELYCNASVIYPAGNIHWFDDTDTNWTEEAKLEKTMAGDKLISMFSTLTFTCFSSRPEVFRCVVLDGSFSAVEEASVDLPNACDPDSCPLPALILCGVLVLVLVLVPVLILILIIICLYRNKCKKE; this is translated from the exons ATGGCTGTGAAGATCGTCCTGATCCTCCTCctgttctctgtttctctgggaCACGCTGAGA AGACTGTGGACCTGAAGTGCCGGCCTGTTGTTGGAGTCATCGGAGAGAACACAACGATCCCCTGCTCCTTCAAGATCCCAACTGGATATGAGGATGCTATCATCTATGAAGCAATGATTAAAAAGGAAGGGCAGAGAGATCCACTTTTATATATCAATAAGACTGCCAGTGTAGTTCAAGGAGATACTCGAGTTAAACTTCCTTCTAGAACTGATCCGTCTCTGCTCTTCACCAACACCAACGTCTCTGATGAGGGAGTATATCTCTACGACCTACAGACCAGCCGTGGTGAGATAAGAGACAGAAGATTCAGGCTCAGTGTCACAG AGTACCACCAGCCTGTCTTTGCATCATGCTCATTAAAATTTTGCCGCACTGAACTGTACTGCAACGCTAGCGTTATCTATCCAGCAGGAAACATTCACTGGTTTGACGACACTGACACCAACTGGACAGAGGAGGCCAAACTGGAGAAAACAATGGCAGGAGACAAACTGATCTCCATGTTCAGCACACTGACCTTCACCTGCTTCAGCTCGAGACCGGAGGTTTTCAGGTGTGTCGTTCTTGACGGCAGTTTCAGCGCGGTAGAAGAGGCCAGCGTAGACCTGCCGAACGCAT GTGATCCAGATTCCTGTCCACTCCCTGCGCTGATTTTATGTGGAGTTCTAGTTCTAGTTCTAGTTTTAGTTCCAGTCTTAATCCTGATACTGATCATCATCTGCTTGTACAGAAACA AGTGTAAGAAAGAGTAG